GTTATAATATTTGTACATCCGTTTTTAAGGGCATCGGCTATGAGTTCACCTACTCCATAGGTCGTGGTAAGCGATGGGTTAAGTCTTCCTACTGCAAGAGGGAGACCGGCACAGGCGGCCATTTCAATTACGGCAGTCTTTTCGGCATTCGGATCTTCATTTTTTAAAATACCGTAAAAGCCTTCCATTTCTTCAAAAAAAGGATTTTTGACTTTAACCGTTTTTCTTATTCCGCCTACAGCTTCCAAAAAGGCATCGACACTGCCCTCCCCGCCATCCGCTACAGGGATTGAAAGGGTTTGAGCTTCAGGGAAAATTTCTTTTATCTCATTTTTCATCAAAGTGCATATTCGAACCGAGCTCATTGTTCCCTTAAAGGAATCGGGGATAAGCAGTATCTTTTTCATAGCATTAACCTCTTTTAAATTGTTCTATAAAAATAAGGATATGATAAATATGCCTATAATTGCAGCAATACCGATTACAAGAGTCATAAGGGTTTGAGTTTTGTATCCGTCCTCAGCCTTTAGACCGCCGAAGGTTGTGACTACCCAGAAATAACTGTCATTTGCATGAGAAACGGTCATTGCTCCGGCTCCGATTGCCATAACGGTTAAGGCCGATAGGGGAACGGTAGCAAGGCCCAGGGGAGCCATAAGAGGAGCAAGGATTCCTGCCGTAGTTGTAATTGCAACCGTCGATGAACCTTGTGCAGATTTTAAAATAGCAGCCAAAAGGAATGGGAAGAAAATGCCGACGGTTTTTAAAACGGCAGCATGTTCTGTAATATAACCTACTAAGCTTGATGAAGCTATAACCTTGCCTAAAACACCGCCTGCGGCAGTTACAAAGAGAATGGGGCCTACAACCTTTAAGGTTTCATTTGTGAGAATATAAAAGTCTTCTGCTTTTTTTTGACTTGCAAAAAGTATGATACCGAAAAGGAGACCTACCGCTAAGGCCATAATCGGAGCTCCGAGGAATTTTAAGATATCGGCACCTACACCGCTCATCTTTGCCATAGAAGCAACTGAAGAAAGAGCCATAAGAAGAATCGGCACAACAATAGGGGCTATGGCACTAAAACCGTTCGGAAGAGTTCCATAACTTGCAACCAGTTCTTCATAGGATTGTGAAACTTCATTTGTAGAGCTGTCATCTGAAGCCTTTACCTTAGTTCCTATATATCTTGCAAAAAAATAACCTGCTATGAGGGGGAAGATAGAAGCTAGGGCTCCCATACCGATTACTAAAAGCAGGTTGTTTCCTATGCCGAGTGTGCTTG
The DNA window shown above is from Treponema denticola and carries:
- a CDS encoding GntP family permease, which codes for MQGIALIITFVIAIALMIFAISKLKIHPFLSIMGVSLLLALAAGIPLIKIPGTIGAGFSGTFTSIGIVIILGALIGTILEKTGAALKLSDMVIKVVGKKHPELAMLIMGWIVSIPVFCDSGFVILNPIRKALVQRTRISSVAMTVALSAGLYISHVFIPPTPGPIAAASTLGIGNNLLLVIGMGALASIFPLIAGYFFARYIGTKVKASDDSSTNEVSQSYEELVASYGTLPNGFSAIAPIVVPILLMALSSVASMAKMSGVGADILKFLGAPIMALAVGLLFGIILFASQKKAEDFYILTNETLKVVGPILFVTAAGGVLGKVIASSSLVGYITEHAAVLKTVGIFFPFLLAAILKSAQGSSTVAITTTAGILAPLMAPLGLATVPLSALTVMAIGAGAMTVSHANDSYFWVVTTFGGLKAEDGYKTQTLMTLVIGIAAIIGIFIISLFL